Proteins from a single region of Hymenobacter aquaticus:
- the trxB gene encoding thioredoxin-disulfide reductase, with translation MENTTEHVKCLIIGSGPAGYTAAIYAARANMAPVMYQGLQPGGQLTITNDVENFPGYPDGIMGPEMMEDLKKQAARFGTDIRYGLATAVDFSGHPHRVTIDETKQITADSVIIATGASAKWLGLESEARLNGSGVSACAVCDGFFYRGKDVAIVGAGDTAAEEATYLANLCNKVYMLVRKGEMRASKIMQKRVLDNPKIEVLFDTATDEILGQFAVEGVRVKNLLTHETRELAVEGFFVAIGHEPNSKIFQPYLHHDEQGYLKTIPGSAKTNVDGVFACGDVQDFTYRQAVTAAGSGCMAALDAERYLAALGVH, from the coding sequence ATGGAGAATACCACGGAACACGTAAAGTGTCTGATTATCGGTTCGGGGCCCGCGGGCTACACGGCCGCTATTTATGCCGCCCGAGCCAACATGGCGCCCGTTATGTACCAGGGCTTGCAGCCCGGCGGCCAGCTGACGATTACCAACGACGTTGAAAACTTCCCCGGCTACCCCGACGGCATTATGGGCCCGGAAATGATGGAAGACCTCAAGAAGCAGGCCGCCCGCTTCGGCACCGATATCCGCTACGGCCTGGCCACGGCCGTCGACTTCTCGGGCCACCCGCACCGGGTGACTATCGACGAAACCAAGCAGATTACCGCCGACTCCGTCATCATTGCCACCGGGGCTTCGGCCAAGTGGCTGGGTTTGGAGTCGGAGGCGCGGCTGAACGGCTCGGGCGTCTCGGCCTGCGCCGTGTGCGACGGGTTCTTCTACCGGGGCAAGGACGTGGCCATTGTGGGCGCCGGCGACACGGCCGCCGAGGAAGCCACCTACCTGGCTAACCTGTGCAACAAAGTATACATGCTGGTGCGCAAAGGCGAGATGCGCGCCTCGAAGATCATGCAGAAGCGGGTGCTGGACAATCCCAAGATTGAGGTGCTCTTCGATACGGCGACCGATGAGATTCTGGGGCAGTTTGCCGTGGAGGGCGTGCGGGTGAAAAACCTGCTCACGCACGAAACGCGCGAGTTGGCCGTTGAAGGCTTTTTCGTGGCCATCGGCCACGAGCCCAACTCCAAGATTTTTCAGCCCTACCTGCACCACGACGAGCAGGGCTACCTCAAAACGATTCCCGGCTCGGCCAAAACCAACGTGGACGGCGTGTTTGCCTGCGGCGACGTGCAGGACTTCACCTACCGCCAGGCCGTCACGGCCGCCGGCTCGGGCTGCATGGCCGCCCTCGACGCCGAGCGCTACCTGGCTGCGCTGGGAGTTCATTAA
- the rpsO gene encoding 30S ribosomal protein S15, which yields MKLTTEIKQEIFAKNSLTKTATDTGSAESQIALFTHRIIHLTEHLKVNKKDFSTRLGLLKLVGKRRRLLDYLQHREINRYRAIIKELGIRK from the coding sequence ATGAAACTCACTACCGAAATTAAGCAGGAAATCTTCGCGAAGAACAGCCTGACCAAGACTGCAACCGACACGGGTTCGGCTGAATCGCAAATTGCCCTGTTTACCCACCGTATCATTCACCTGACCGAGCACCTGAAGGTGAACAAGAAGGACTTCTCGACCCGCCTGGGTCTGCTGAAGCTCGTTGGTAAGCGTCGCCGCCTGCTGGATTACCTGCAGCACCGCGAAATCAACCGCTACCGCGCAATCATTAAAGAGCTGGGTATCCGCAAGTAA
- the thrS gene encoding threonine--tRNA ligase, whose protein sequence is MIDITLPDGSVRQFEAGATGYDVAASISEGLARNALAVRVNGEVRDLNRPIDASANLEILTWNDTAGKATFWHSSAHLMAEALEALYPGVKLGIGPSIENGFYYDIDLGEGRTISTDNFPEIEKKMLELAKNKSRYERREVSKADAIAYFTEKADPYKLDLLERLDDGSITFYQQGDFTDLCRGPHIPDTSPIKAVKLLNVAGAYWRGDEKNKQLTRIYGITFPKAKELTEYLEKLEEAKRRDHRKLGKELELFAFSEKVGAGLPLWLPKGTALRERLEQFMRKAQIKSGYLPVVTPHIGSKELYVTSGHYEKYGADSFQPIKTPNPGEEFFLKPMNCPHHCEIYKTKPRSYRDLPIRLAEFGTVYRYEQSGELHGLTRVRGFTQDDAHIFCRPDQVKEEFIKVIDLVLYVFRSLGFEDYTAQISLRDPENKAKYIGSDENWALAESAIQEAAAEKGLPTVTELGEAAFYGPKLDFMVRDALGRKWQLGTIQVDYNLPERFELEYVAPDNSRQRPVMLHRAPFGSLERFVAVLIEHCAGNFPLWLSPEQFAVLPISEKYQEYAQQVYDKLVQAELRGSLDSRDEKIGRKIRDAELSKVPYMLIVGEKEQENGIVSVRKHGEGDIGSVPLDSFIRSFQEQVAEMTAV, encoded by the coding sequence ATGATTGACATCACGCTTCCCGACGGCTCGGTCCGCCAGTTCGAAGCCGGCGCCACGGGCTACGACGTGGCCGCCAGCATCAGCGAGGGCCTGGCCCGCAATGCCTTGGCCGTCCGCGTCAACGGGGAGGTTCGCGACCTGAACCGCCCCATCGACGCCAGTGCCAACCTCGAAATCCTGACCTGGAACGACACCGCCGGCAAGGCCACGTTCTGGCACTCCTCGGCCCACCTGATGGCCGAAGCCCTCGAGGCGCTGTATCCCGGCGTGAAACTCGGCATCGGCCCCAGCATCGAAAACGGCTTTTACTACGACATCGACCTGGGCGAAGGCCGCACGATTTCGACGGATAACTTCCCCGAAATCGAGAAGAAGATGCTGGAGCTGGCCAAAAACAAGAGCCGCTACGAGCGCCGCGAGGTAAGCAAGGCCGACGCCATTGCGTACTTCACCGAAAAGGCCGACCCCTACAAGCTCGACCTCTTGGAGCGCCTCGACGATGGCAGCATCACCTTCTACCAGCAGGGCGACTTCACCGACCTCTGCCGCGGCCCCCACATTCCCGACACCTCGCCCATCAAGGCCGTGAAGCTGCTCAACGTGGCCGGCGCCTACTGGCGCGGCGACGAGAAGAACAAGCAGCTCACCCGCATCTACGGCATCACCTTCCCCAAAGCCAAGGAGCTGACCGAGTACCTCGAAAAGCTGGAGGAAGCCAAGCGCCGCGACCACCGCAAGCTGGGCAAGGAGCTGGAGCTGTTTGCCTTCTCCGAGAAAGTCGGGGCAGGCCTGCCGCTGTGGCTGCCCAAGGGCACCGCCCTTCGCGAGCGGCTCGAGCAGTTCATGCGCAAGGCCCAGATCAAGTCGGGCTACCTGCCCGTGGTGACGCCCCACATCGGCTCCAAGGAGCTGTACGTGACCAGCGGCCACTACGAGAAGTACGGCGCCGACTCGTTCCAGCCCATCAAGACGCCCAACCCCGGCGAGGAGTTCTTCCTCAAGCCGATGAACTGCCCCCACCACTGCGAAATCTACAAGACCAAGCCCCGCTCGTACCGCGACCTGCCAATTCGCCTGGCCGAGTTCGGCACGGTGTACCGCTACGAGCAAAGTGGCGAGCTGCACGGCCTGACGCGGGTGCGCGGCTTCACCCAGGACGACGCCCACATCTTCTGCCGCCCGGATCAAGTAAAGGAAGAGTTTATCAAGGTTATTGACCTGGTACTCTACGTGTTCCGTTCGCTGGGCTTCGAAGACTATACGGCCCAGATTTCCCTGCGTGACCCCGAAAACAAGGCTAAATACATCGGCTCCGATGAGAACTGGGCCCTGGCCGAAAGCGCCATCCAGGAAGCTGCCGCCGAGAAGGGTTTGCCTACGGTAACAGAGCTGGGCGAAGCCGCCTTCTACGGCCCCAAGCTCGACTTCATGGTGCGCGACGCGCTGGGCCGCAAGTGGCAGCTGGGCACCATTCAGGTGGACTACAACCTGCCCGAGCGGTTCGAGCTGGAGTACGTGGCCCCCGACAACTCGCGGCAGCGCCCCGTGATGCTGCACCGCGCCCCGTTTGGCTCGCTGGAGCGTTTCGTGGCCGTGCTCATCGAGCACTGCGCCGGCAACTTCCCGCTGTGGCTCTCGCCCGAGCAGTTTGCCGTGCTGCCCATTTCGGAGAAGTACCAGGAGTACGCCCAGCAGGTATATGACAAGCTGGTGCAGGCCGAATTGCGCGGCTCCCTCGACAGCCGCGACGAGAAAATCGGCCGCAAAATCCGGGATGCTGAGTTGTCCAAAGTTCCGTACATGCTGATTGTAGGGGAGAAGGAGCAGGAAAACGGTATCGTCTCGGTGCGCAAGCACGGCGAAGGCGACATCGGCAGCGTCCCGCTGGATTCCTTCATCCGCAGCTTCCAGGAGCAGGTCGCCGAAATGACGGCGGTCTGA
- a CDS encoding START-like domain-containing protein, with translation MPLSATRSKHRFTVELPVNASPKILYPYLASASGLSQWFCQDVRIDEDHRYNFIWDNQSHYAEMNSHRTNRSVRYVFLDQNKRHTPDANYLDFSLEESQLTQEVYLRVIDYSEETDDIELQEMWESLILKLRELVGG, from the coding sequence ATGCCTCTTTCTGCTACTCGTTCCAAGCATCGGTTTACGGTCGAACTTCCCGTAAATGCTTCCCCCAAAATCCTTTACCCGTATCTGGCTTCGGCCTCCGGCCTTTCCCAGTGGTTTTGCCAGGACGTGCGGATCGATGAAGACCACCGCTACAATTTTATCTGGGACAACCAGTCGCACTACGCGGAAATGAACTCGCACCGCACCAACCGCTCGGTGCGCTACGTTTTCCTGGATCAGAACAAGCGCCACACGCCCGACGCCAACTACCTCGATTTTAGCCTGGAGGAGTCGCAGCTTACCCAAGAAGTGTACCTGCGCGTGATTGACTACTCGGAGGAAACCGACGACATCGAGCTGCAGGAAATGTGGGAAAGCCTCATTCTGAAGCTGCGCGAGCTGGTGGGCGGCTGA
- the rpmI gene encoding 50S ribosomal protein L35, producing the protein MPKVKTKSGAKKRFTLTGSGKVKRKHAFKSHILTKKSTKQKRNLTHVTLVSSADMNRVKDMLVI; encoded by the coding sequence ATGCCGAAAGTAAAGACGAAATCCGGTGCTAAGAAGCGTTTCACGCTCACCGGCTCGGGCAAGGTGAAGCGGAAGCACGCCTTCAAAAGCCACATCCTGACCAAGAAGTCGACCAAGCAGAAGCGTAACCTGACGCACGTAACCTTGGTTAGCTCCGCGGACATGAACCGCGTGAAGGACATGCTGGTTATCTGA
- a CDS encoding M23 family metallopeptidase, which yields MKYWLGPFLLLVLLVAAPEQGLAQRRKVPQPKAKAGSAGKRKDFFRIKSPKIRYVRPDTTVLIETKDLPDDTSDEAKSIFFNPAKKLSIVSEDTTTLNEGEQQIVEMSEEVLIDSSWIKVAGYYAIWDTRNINPYRVDGRRIRDTLNLRLTDPSKQRFAKMPLRTTPLTSDFGFRGYRWHYGVDLDLETGDSVRAAFDGVVRISKWDGGGYGNYLLVRHYNGVETLYGHLSKALVAPGTFVKAGQLIGRGGSTGRSTGSHLHFEVRYEGNPIDPERMYDFPDYKLLKDNFQITSALFDYYSKALRAKAAAKQRSAAAASAARRVVTHRIRSGDTLSEVAQKYGVSQAQLRRLNGNVKTLRPGKTLRIK from the coding sequence GTGAAATACTGGCTGGGGCCGTTTCTGCTGCTGGTGCTGCTGGTGGCCGCGCCCGAGCAGGGGCTGGCGCAGCGCCGCAAGGTGCCTCAGCCCAAAGCCAAGGCCGGCTCGGCGGGCAAGCGGAAAGACTTCTTCCGCATTAAGTCGCCCAAAATCCGGTACGTGCGGCCCGACACGACCGTGCTGATTGAAACCAAGGACCTGCCCGACGACACCTCGGACGAGGCCAAATCGATTTTCTTTAACCCCGCCAAGAAGCTCTCCATCGTCAGCGAGGATACCACGACGCTCAACGAGGGCGAGCAGCAGATCGTGGAAATGTCGGAGGAAGTGCTGATCGACAGTTCCTGGATTAAGGTGGCCGGCTATTATGCTATCTGGGATACGCGCAACATCAACCCCTACCGGGTCGATGGCCGCCGCATCCGGGATACCCTAAACCTGCGGCTCACCGACCCCAGCAAGCAGCGCTTCGCCAAAATGCCCCTGCGCACGACCCCGCTCACGTCCGACTTCGGCTTCCGCGGCTACCGCTGGCACTACGGCGTGGACCTGGACCTGGAAACCGGCGACTCGGTGCGGGCCGCCTTCGACGGGGTGGTGCGCATTTCGAAGTGGGACGGCGGCGGCTACGGCAACTACCTGCTCGTGCGCCACTACAACGGCGTAGAAACCCTCTACGGCCACTTGAGCAAAGCCCTGGTGGCGCCGGGCACCTTCGTCAAAGCCGGGCAGCTGATCGGGCGCGGGGGCAGCACCGGGCGTAGTACCGGCTCCCACCTGCACTTCGAGGTGCGCTACGAGGGCAACCCCATCGACCCGGAGCGGATGTACGACTTCCCCGACTACAAGCTGCTCAAGGACAATTTCCAGATTACCTCGGCCCTGTTTGACTACTACAGCAAGGCCCTGCGGGCCAAAGCCGCCGCCAAGCAGCGCAGCGCAGCGGCGGCCTCGGCGGCCCGCCGCGTGGTCACGCACCGCATCCGCAGCGGCGACACCCTGTCGGAAGTAGCCCAGAAGTACGGCGTGTCGCAGGCCCAGCTGCGGCGCCTGAACGGCAACGTGAAAACCCTGCGCCCCGGCAAAACCCTGCGGATTAAGTAG
- the rplT gene encoding 50S ribosomal protein L20 — protein sequence MPRSVNHVASRHRRKKVMRLAKGYFGRRKNVWTVAKNAVEKGLLYAYRDRKTKKREFRALWIQRINAGAREHGLSYSQLMGGLKKAGIELNRKVLADLALNHPAAFKGIVDKIK from the coding sequence ATGCCAAGAAGTGTAAACCACGTGGCCTCGCGCCACCGTCGTAAGAAAGTAATGCGTCTGGCGAAAGGCTATTTCGGCCGTCGCAAGAACGTATGGACCGTAGCCAAGAACGCCGTTGAGAAAGGTCTTCTCTACGCGTACCGCGACCGGAAAACCAAGAAGCGGGAGTTCCGCGCCCTCTGGATTCAGCGTATCAACGCTGGTGCCCGCGAGCATGGTCTGTCGTATTCGCAGTTGATGGGTGGCCTGAAGAAGGCTGGCATCGAGCTGAACCGCAAGGTTCTGGCCGACCTCGCCCTCAACCACCCCGCTGCCTTCAAAGGCATTGTGGACAAGATTAAGTAA
- a CDS encoding sigma-70 family RNA polymerase sigma factor, with translation MRQLKISKQITNRESQSLDKYLQEIGKVDLLTPDEEVTLAQRIREGDQQALEKLTKANLRFVVSVAKQYQNQGLSLGDLINEGNLGLIKAAKRFDETRGFKFISYAVWWIRQSILQALAEQSRIVRLPLNRVGSLNKISKSFSELEQKFEREPSPEEIAEVLELTTSEVVDTLKISGRHVSVDAPFVQGEENRLLDVLENEDEESPDTGLMNDSLRKEVQRALSTLTKREADVITLYFGLNGEHSLTLEEIGEKFNLTRERVRQIKEKAIRRLRHTSRSKALKPYLG, from the coding sequence ATGAGACAGCTAAAGATCAGCAAGCAAATCACCAACCGCGAAAGCCAGTCGCTGGATAAATACCTCCAGGAAATTGGCAAGGTGGATTTGCTAACCCCCGACGAGGAGGTAACGCTGGCGCAACGCATTCGAGAAGGCGACCAGCAAGCGCTGGAAAAGCTGACCAAAGCCAACCTGCGCTTCGTGGTGTCGGTGGCCAAACAATACCAGAACCAGGGCTTGTCGCTGGGCGACTTGATCAACGAGGGCAACCTGGGTTTGATCAAAGCCGCCAAGCGTTTCGACGAGACCCGGGGCTTTAAATTCATTTCCTACGCCGTGTGGTGGATTCGCCAGTCGATTCTGCAGGCCCTGGCCGAGCAGTCCCGCATCGTGCGTTTGCCCCTGAACCGCGTAGGTTCGTTGAACAAGATTTCCAAGTCGTTTTCCGAGCTGGAGCAGAAATTCGAGCGGGAGCCCTCGCCCGAAGAAATTGCCGAAGTACTGGAGCTCACGACTTCCGAAGTTGTGGACACGCTCAAGATTTCGGGCCGTCACGTGTCGGTGGATGCTCCCTTCGTGCAAGGCGAAGAGAACCGCCTGCTGGACGTGCTGGAAAACGAAGACGAGGAGTCGCCCGACACCGGCCTGATGAACGACTCGCTCCGCAAGGAAGTGCAGCGCGCCTTGAGCACGCTCACCAAGCGCGAAGCCGACGTTATTACGCTCTACTTCGGCCTCAACGGCGAGCATTCTCTGACCCTGGAAGAAATTGGGGAGAAGTTCAACCTGACCCGCGAGCGGGTGCGCCAGATCAAGGAAAAAGCCATTCGCCGCCTGCGCCACACCTCGCGCAGCAAGGCCCTGAAGCCCTACCTGGGATAA
- a CDS encoding LptF/LptG family permease has product MKKLDKLILRAFAGPFLLTFAVVQFILLMVTLLKYMDDLIGKDLGWQVITKLIFFFSVITIPTALPLAVLLSSLMTYGNLGEHHELTAIKSSGISLIRILRPVLIVSVLLAGLAFWFNNRIVPSANLETFSLLWDVRQQKLALDIREGVFYNGLPGYTIKVNKKEGENGDLLKGVMIYDHTNGRGNSTVILADSGRMFTRFGGSYLGLELYHGRTYVEQPDSRDRAGASFIRQGFDRNLITFSLASFDLGRTKKELFVDNKMMKNIPELEQFTDSLHDKLVVERRTFPRQLNPYYTYIRLDTTGRALNRRVEGWQVPPAKLPVLNTALVDQAENRVRNLRTYVGSTSEHMSNLAKEAGNFRIEIYRKYTQSIAVLLMFLIGAPLGAIIKKGGLGVPVLISIVFFIVYYVLSIIGEKYGREGVMPVGAGMWMATALLLPVGLFFLNQARRDSGLLETDIFGRLFRKIKLPFRGYKKAV; this is encoded by the coding sequence ATGAAAAAACTCGATAAGCTGATTTTGCGGGCCTTTGCCGGGCCATTCCTGCTCACCTTCGCCGTGGTGCAGTTCATCCTGCTCATGGTCACCCTGCTCAAGTACATGGATGACCTGATCGGCAAGGATCTGGGCTGGCAGGTGATTACCAAGCTGATTTTCTTTTTCAGCGTCATCACCATTCCCACGGCGTTGCCGCTGGCCGTGCTGCTCTCCTCGCTGATGACCTACGGCAACCTGGGCGAGCACCACGAGCTGACGGCCATTAAAAGCTCCGGCATTTCGCTGATCCGCATTCTGCGCCCGGTGCTGATTGTGAGCGTGCTGCTGGCCGGGCTGGCTTTCTGGTTCAACAACCGCATCGTGCCCAGCGCCAACCTGGAAACCTTCAGCCTGCTCTGGGACGTGCGCCAGCAGAAGCTGGCCCTCGACATCCGGGAAGGCGTGTTCTACAACGGCCTGCCCGGCTACACCATCAAGGTCAACAAGAAGGAAGGCGAAAATGGCGACCTGCTCAAGGGCGTCATGATCTACGACCACACCAACGGCCGCGGCAACTCCACCGTGATTCTGGCCGACTCGGGCCGCATGTTTACCCGTTTCGGGGGCAGCTACCTGGGGCTGGAGCTCTACCACGGCCGCACCTACGTGGAGCAGCCCGACTCCCGCGACCGGGCCGGGGCCAGCTTTATCCGCCAGGGCTTCGACCGCAACCTCATTACCTTCTCGCTGGCCTCCTTCGACCTGGGACGCACCAAAAAGGAACTCTTCGTCGATAACAAGATGATGAAGAACATCCCGGAGCTGGAGCAGTTCACCGACTCGCTGCACGACAAGCTGGTGGTGGAGCGCCGCACGTTTCCGCGCCAGCTGAACCCCTACTACACCTACATCCGCCTCGATACCACCGGGCGGGCCCTCAACCGGCGCGTGGAAGGCTGGCAGGTGCCGCCCGCCAAGCTGCCGGTGCTGAACACGGCCCTGGTCGACCAGGCCGAAAACCGGGTGCGCAACCTGCGGACCTACGTGGGCAGCACCTCCGAGCACATGAGCAATCTGGCCAAGGAAGCCGGTAACTTCCGCATCGAAATCTACCGCAAGTACACCCAGTCCATTGCCGTGCTGCTCATGTTCCTGATCGGAGCCCCGCTGGGCGCCATCATCAAAAAGGGCGGCCTGGGCGTGCCGGTGCTGATTTCCATCGTCTTTTTTATCGTCTACTACGTGCTGTCCATCATCGGCGAGAAGTACGGCCGGGAAGGCGTGATGCCCGTGGGGGCGGGCATGTGGATGGCCACGGCCCTGCTGCTGCCCGTGGGGCTGTTCTTCCTCAACCAGGCCCGCCGCGACTCCGGCCTGCTCGAAACCGACATCTTTGGCCGCCTCTTCCGCAAAATCAAGCTGCCTTTCCGCGGCTACAAGAAGGCGGTTTGA
- the pnp gene encoding polyribonucleotide nucleotidyltransferase, whose translation MPNYTAITKSITLPDGRQISIETGKLAKFADGAVVVRLGDAMLLATVVSQPSARGDVDFLPLSVDYQEKFGGAGNIPGSFQRREGRLSDYEILVCRIVDRILRPMFPKDYHYEVQVMITLISADKTVQPDALAALAASAALSISDIPFAGPISEVRVARIDGKLQINPLTADIARADIDLIVGATADSVAMVEGEMNEVSEEEMVEAIAYAHEAIKEQVRVQQELAAEVEKSHVKREYPKYEENDDLKKRIQEGVYQQAYEVAKSGNTSKAGRKEAFGVIKKTLTEQLLEEQPELDMKMFGRYYSSAEKKAIRDMMIKERTRLDGRALTQIRPIWSEVNYLPGAHGSALFTRGETQSLTTVALGTKLDEQIIDTAMTSGYSKFMLHYNFPAFSTGEVKPNRGPGRREIGHGNLALRSLKKVMPSDDENPYTVRIVSDILESNGSSSMATVCAGSMALMDAGIPVRAAVSGIAMGLVQDKETGEYAVLSDILGDEDHLGDMDFKVTGTEKGIVACQMDIKIQGLSAEIMTAALHQAREGRLHILREMAKTISQPAAELKPHTPRSHKMLIDKEYIGAVIGPGGKVIQQIQKDTNATVIIEEKDEKGHVSIYASNQEDMEAAIGRIRAIAATPEVGETYKGKVRSIQPYGAFVEIMPGKDGLLHISEVSHERLATLEGVLEVGQEIDVKLLDIDKKTGKYRLSRKVLLPKPERAASSNGEAQA comes from the coding sequence ATGCCCAATTACACCGCTATTACCAAAAGCATTACCCTGCCCGATGGTCGGCAGATTTCCATCGAAACCGGCAAGCTGGCCAAATTCGCCGACGGTGCCGTAGTGGTACGCCTCGGCGACGCCATGCTGCTGGCTACCGTCGTGTCGCAGCCCAGCGCCCGCGGCGACGTGGATTTTCTGCCCCTGTCGGTTGATTACCAAGAGAAGTTCGGCGGCGCCGGCAACATTCCCGGCTCGTTCCAGCGCCGCGAAGGCCGCCTCTCGGACTACGAGATTCTGGTGTGCCGCATCGTGGACCGCATCCTGCGCCCGATGTTCCCCAAGGACTATCACTACGAGGTGCAGGTAATGATTACCCTGATTTCGGCCGATAAGACCGTGCAGCCCGACGCCCTGGCCGCCCTGGCCGCCTCGGCTGCCCTCTCGATTTCGGATATTCCCTTCGCCGGCCCCATCTCGGAGGTGCGCGTGGCCCGTATCGACGGCAAGCTGCAAATCAACCCCCTGACCGCCGACATTGCCCGCGCCGACATCGACCTGATCGTGGGTGCTACCGCCGACTCGGTTGCCATGGTGGAAGGCGAGATGAACGAAGTGAGCGAGGAAGAAATGGTGGAAGCCATTGCCTACGCCCACGAAGCCATCAAGGAGCAGGTGCGCGTGCAGCAGGAACTGGCCGCCGAAGTGGAGAAGTCCCACGTGAAGCGCGAGTACCCCAAGTACGAGGAAAACGACGACCTGAAAAAGCGCATTCAGGAAGGCGTGTACCAGCAGGCCTACGAAGTAGCCAAGTCGGGCAACACCAGCAAGGCCGGCCGCAAGGAAGCTTTCGGTGTTATCAAGAAGACGCTGACCGAGCAGTTGCTGGAAGAGCAGCCCGAGCTGGACATGAAGATGTTCGGCCGCTACTACTCGTCGGCCGAGAAGAAGGCCATCCGCGACATGATGATCAAGGAGCGCACCCGCCTCGACGGCCGCGCCCTGACCCAGATTCGTCCCATCTGGAGCGAGGTGAACTACCTGCCCGGCGCCCATGGCTCGGCGTTGTTTACCCGCGGTGAAACCCAGTCGCTGACCACCGTAGCCCTGGGCACCAAGCTCGATGAGCAGATCATCGACACGGCCATGACTTCGGGCTACAGCAAGTTTATGCTGCACTACAACTTCCCGGCCTTCTCGACCGGCGAGGTGAAGCCCAACCGCGGCCCCGGCCGCCGCGAAATCGGCCACGGCAACCTGGCGCTGCGCTCGTTGAAGAAAGTAATGCCTTCGGACGACGAGAACCCCTACACCGTGCGTATCGTGTCGGACATCCTGGAGTCGAACGGCTCCTCGTCGATGGCTACCGTTTGCGCCGGCTCAATGGCTTTGATGGATGCGGGTATTCCCGTCCGCGCGGCCGTTTCGGGTATTGCTATGGGCCTCGTGCAGGACAAGGAAACCGGCGAATACGCCGTGCTTTCGGATATTCTGGGTGACGAGGACCACCTCGGCGACATGGACTTTAAGGTAACCGGTACCGAGAAGGGTATCGTGGCTTGCCAGATGGACATCAAAATCCAGGGCTTGAGCGCCGAAATCATGACGGCCGCCCTGCACCAGGCTCGTGAGGGCCGCCTGCACATCCTGCGCGAAATGGCTAAGACCATCAGCCAGCCCGCCGCCGAGCTGAAGCCGCATACGCCCCGCTCGCACAAGATGCTGATCGACAAGGAGTACATCGGCGCCGTCATCGGACCCGGTGGCAAGGTTATTCAGCAGATCCAGAAGGACACCAACGCCACGGTTATCATCGAGGAGAAGGACGAGAAAGGCCACGTGAGCATCTACGCTTCCAACCAGGAAGACATGGAGGCCGCCATCGGCCGGATCCGCGCCATTGCCGCGACGCCCGAGGTGGGCGAAACCTACAAAGGCAAAGTGCGCAGCATTCAGCCCTACGGCGCCTTCGTGGAAATCATGCCGGGCAAAGACGGTCTGTTGCACATTTCTGAGGTGTCGCACGAGCGGCTGGCCACGCTGGAAGGCGTGCTGGAAGTAGGCCAGGAAATCGACGTGAAGCTGTTGGATATCGACAAGAAAACGGGTAAATACCGTCTCTCGCGCAAAGTATTGCTGCCCAAGCCCGAGCGGGCCGCCAGCAGCAACGGCGAAGCGCAAGCCTAA